The following are encoded in a window of Bacillota bacterium genomic DNA:
- a CDS encoding NifU family protein, giving the protein MQDKIEKALAKIRSALQAHGGDVELVSVNDGVVKVRLTGACVGCPMSVMTLKNGVERALKEEVPEVKRVEAV; this is encoded by the coding sequence GTGCAGGACAAGATCGAGAAAGCCTTGGCGAAGATCCGCTCCGCTTTGCAGGCACACGGGGGCGACGTCGAGCTCGTCAGCGTGAATGACGGCGTCGTGAAGGTCAGGCTCACGGGGGCCTGCGTAGGCTGTCCCATGTCCGTGATGACCCTCAAGAACGGCGTGGAGCGAGCCCTCAAGGAAGAGGTGCCCGAGGTCAAACGGGTGGAGGCCGTCTGA
- a CDS encoding LysM peptidoglycan-binding domain-containing protein — protein sequence MITYIVQPGDTLSLIAQRFGTAVAAIVRANDITNPDVIFVGQVLQIPVTAAPPPPAPAPAPTPAQPPVISVPAGFRPYIVQPGDTLAEIAARFGTTVETLASVNRIPNPDLIVVGQVLLVPTRPVVAVPTPPPPVLAPPTPPTPPAVPPGPPVPPGPPPAPPVTGLNQVSVVQDGLRHTFIVNKLTYAQGEPVRMSLSKTNLTTGPVAITYRSSQRFDFIVARDTREIWRWSAGKFFTFAIERVTLPPGQNLVFQQTWNQTTNEGVPVGPGVYTITAVNTGTGVRLSLQITIR from the coding sequence GTGATCACGTATATAGTCCAGCCTGGCGACACCCTTTCGCTCATTGCGCAAAGGTTCGGGACCGCCGTAGCCGCGATCGTCAGGGCCAACGACATCACCAACCCCGACGTGATCTTCGTCGGACAAGTGCTGCAGATCCCTGTGACTGCGGCGCCGCCACCGCCGGCTCCGGCTCCTGCTCCTACCCCCGCCCAGCCCCCGGTCATTTCGGTGCCGGCGGGCTTCCGGCCATACATCGTGCAGCCTGGGGACACTCTTGCGGAGATCGCAGCAAGGTTTGGGACCACAGTGGAAACGCTCGCGTCGGTGAACCGCATTCCCAACCCCGACCTCATCGTGGTAGGCCAGGTATTGTTGGTGCCCACGAGACCGGTGGTCGCGGTCCCGACGCCGCCGCCGCCTGTCCTGGCACCACCCACGCCGCCGACTCCGCCCGCCGTGCCGCCAGGACCGCCTGTTCCTCCAGGGCCACCGCCAGCGCCGCCCGTGACCGGCTTGAACCAAGTCTCGGTGGTGCAGGACGGCCTGCGGCATACCTTCATAGTAAACAAGCTCACATACGCGCAGGGCGAACCAGTGCGCATGAGCCTGAGTAAGACCAACCTCACCACCGGCCCCGTTGCGATAACTTACCGGTCAAGCCAGCGCTTCGACTTCATCGTCGCGCGAGACACAAGAGAGATCTGGCGCTGGTCCGCGGGAAAGTTCTTCACTTTCGCGATAGAGCGCGTGACGCTGCCGCCCGGCCAGAACCTCGTCTTCCAGCAGACGTGGAACCAGACCACGAACGAGGGAGTGCCGGTCGGGCCGGGTGTGTACACCATCACAGCGGTCAATACGGGGACCGGGGTGAGGTTGAGCCTCCAGATCACGATAAGGTGA
- a CDS encoding AMMECR1 domain-containing protein → MFERLRKPKPPGLVRGVVLFALAGVAVGFAIAAAAGGGGWHGVMRARQPGLRMSSADLSQGPVLSEVVHPNPPGDGAQGRGDFLSRLKAAHTPALENAVLDIARGAVADATGARAQMRFPTAEEAPEERLLGVPAGVFVALILDGKVRGCMGTVYPMEASLAEEIACAARMAATSDPRHPPVDADEVARLDYCVSVVGRLRRCAPGAPIDPRTEGVVVMANGRSGVILPGEARTGAYEVAWAKREAGIGPADAFELLVFETERFGKALPPRTQSGGGKAR, encoded by the coding sequence TTGTTTGAGAGACTCCGCAAACCCAAACCTCCTGGGCTCGTCCGGGGCGTGGTCCTGTTCGCGTTGGCCGGCGTGGCTGTCGGGTTTGCCATCGCGGCGGCCGCCGGGGGCGGGGGATGGCACGGCGTAATGAGAGCTAGGCAGCCGGGCTTGCGGATGTCGAGCGCGGATCTATCCCAAGGCCCGGTCCTCTCTGAGGTAGTGCACCCCAACCCGCCCGGGGACGGGGCGCAGGGGCGCGGCGACTTCCTCAGCCGCCTGAAGGCGGCTCACACCCCTGCGCTTGAGAACGCGGTCCTCGATATCGCTCGTGGTGCGGTCGCCGACGCGACAGGCGCGCGAGCGCAGATGCGCTTCCCGACGGCCGAGGAGGCTCCCGAAGAGCGCCTTCTCGGGGTCCCGGCGGGCGTCTTCGTCGCGCTGATCCTCGATGGGAAGGTGAGGGGATGTATGGGGACGGTTTACCCCATGGAGGCCTCGCTTGCCGAGGAGATCGCATGCGCCGCGCGGATGGCGGCGACATCGGATCCGCGGCACCCGCCCGTGGACGCCGATGAGGTGGCACGACTTGATTATTGCGTGTCCGTGGTCGGGAGGCTCAGACGCTGCGCGCCCGGGGCTCCTATCGACCCCCGCACCGAGGGCGTCGTCGTGATGGCGAACGGCCGGTCGGGCGTGATCCTGCCGGGCGAGGCCAGGACGGGCGCATACGAGGTCGCCTGGGCGAAACGCGAAGCTGGTATCGGGCCGGCTGACGCGTTCGAGCTACTCGTGTTCGAAACCGAACGGTTCGGGAAGGCCCTGCCGCCAAGAACGCAAAGCGGAGGAGGTAAGGCGCGATGA
- a CDS encoding MATE family efflux transporter — MTELAHALHRPVEAVELDREIRKLAWPAIAEMVLHTCVWTVDTAMVGRLGAEALSAVGLGGNVYSTCAWIFAAIGVGVQAMVARAVGAEDAEKAGFSAGQGLLAGFVLGVLLAACTVVAAPWVYRLAGFARDVSGPGSDYMRIVGAGALFFIPLQVGSAILRGSGDTRTPLYITMVMNSLNLVGDYVLIFGVLGFPALGVQGAAIATLAAHVIGGILAFRAVFRKNGAVHLRARHVLRIDGPTLRSLIRLGVPAAAEEGLMNGSRVVSSFIIAGLGTAAFAANQVTVAAESLSFMPGYGFAVAAGILVGHNLGAGKAGRAVQVGYRALRHSLAVMGSVAVAFFLAPRLIIGVFTSDPAVVQVASVCLRIAAFEQVFIGMTDTLCGSLRGAGDTRTALVITAAGTWLVRMPLVILAIYVFRLGLPAVWVVTCIDWAVRSALAARHFRAGRWQTARVH, encoded by the coding sequence ATGACGGAACTCGCCCACGCTTTGCACCGGCCAGTTGAAGCGGTCGAGCTGGACCGCGAAATCCGCAAACTCGCATGGCCGGCCATCGCGGAGATGGTGCTGCACACCTGCGTATGGACTGTGGATACTGCGATGGTGGGCCGTCTCGGCGCGGAAGCCCTAAGTGCTGTGGGCCTCGGGGGCAACGTGTACTCGACATGCGCGTGGATTTTCGCGGCCATCGGCGTGGGTGTCCAAGCCATGGTGGCACGGGCGGTCGGAGCCGAAGACGCGGAAAAGGCCGGATTCTCCGCAGGCCAGGGCCTTCTCGCGGGGTTCGTGCTCGGGGTCTTGCTTGCCGCATGCACCGTTGTCGCCGCCCCCTGGGTCTACCGTCTTGCCGGTTTCGCGCGGGACGTGAGCGGGCCGGGCAGTGACTACATGCGAATCGTGGGCGCGGGCGCGCTTTTCTTCATACCGCTGCAGGTCGGTTCCGCCATCCTGCGTGGGTCGGGCGATACGCGCACCCCGCTCTACATAACGATGGTGATGAACTCCTTGAACCTCGTCGGCGATTACGTGCTCATCTTCGGCGTGCTCGGCTTTCCCGCTCTCGGTGTGCAGGGCGCGGCGATCGCGACCCTTGCTGCCCACGTCATCGGCGGCATCCTTGCCTTCAGGGCCGTTTTTCGCAAGAACGGCGCCGTGCACCTTCGCGCGAGACATGTCTTGCGAATCGACGGGCCCACGCTGCGCAGCCTGATCAGGCTTGGCGTGCCCGCGGCGGCAGAGGAGGGGCTCATGAATGGCTCCCGTGTTGTGTCGTCTTTCATCATCGCCGGGCTGGGGACTGCCGCGTTCGCCGCAAACCAAGTTACGGTCGCGGCCGAGTCGCTCTCCTTTATGCCGGGGTACGGGTTTGCGGTTGCGGCGGGCATTCTCGTGGGCCACAACTTGGGTGCTGGCAAGGCCGGTCGAGCGGTGCAAGTCGGCTATCGGGCGTTGCGCCACTCGCTGGCGGTCATGGGGAGCGTCGCGGTGGCGTTCTTCCTGGCGCCGCGTCTCATCATCGGAGTGTTCACGAGCGATCCGGCGGTTGTGCAGGTGGCATCGGTGTGTCTTCGGATAGCCGCCTTCGAACAGGTATTCATAGGGATGACCGATACCCTCTGTGGCTCTCTCCGGGGCGCCGGAGACACGCGCACGGCGCTTGTCATAACGGCCGCCGGCACGTGGCTGGTCCGGATGCCCCTCGTGATATTGGCCATCTATGTCTTCCGGCTCGGTCTCCCGGCCGTCTGGGTCGTAACTTGCATTGACTGGGCTGTGCGGTCTGCCCTTGCAGCCAGGCACTTCCGGGCCGGCAGATGGCAGACGGCGAGGGTACACTGA
- a CDS encoding vitamin B12-dependent ribonucleotide reductase → MSLCLSLPEPRLSENAIAVLESRYLRKDETGRVVETPREMFWRVARNIALVDALYDPRVYRRPGDEPAELPTDLTVDAAEVDAAEFETGDFISDLTPWDWAALRHAFEDMAARGLVVASWAEIERLVAESSRSLAATAVAFYSLMVEGRFMPNSPALSNAGRELQQLSACFVLPIEDSMVSIFDTLKHAALIHQSGGGTGFSFSRLRPKNDVVRTTGGVASGPVSFMKVFNAATEAVKQGGVRRGANMGILRVDHPDILEFITVKNEPGQVTNFNISVAITNKFMEALERDGEYELVNPRSGQVTGRLRARDVFDLIVECAWRTGEPGVIFIDRLNEFNPTPNVGMYEATNPCGEQMLLPYEACNLGSINVGRFVGKGGVTLGPGDVGSSIDWDGLRDTVRTAMHFLDNMIDASRYPLPEIQAMHKSNRKVGLGVMGWADLLAKMGVPYDSDEAVALAERLMRFILEESRKASEDLARQRGVFPNWKGSRREEQGLRVRNATTTTIAPTGTISIIAGASSGIEPFFSLAFTRHVLDRKELPEVNPVLEARAKELGIYTPDLMEEIACRGTLAGIAGIPEDFRRAFVTAHEIEPEWHVMMQAAFQKFTDNAVSKTVNFPREAAPEDVQKVFRLAYELGCKGVTVYRDGSREEQVLTVGAKKGAIEGRRGAHEDGRGGAEAARPAGPEKDRGVGGHRVNGVWGKIRPIERPDRLEGFTDVKATPLGKLFLTLNTVNRHPIELFAQIGKAGSDVAAFTEAIARLVSIALRSGIDPQEVADQLVGIGGSRSIGFGPNRVRSVPDAIGRFLDGYLRELRGEAVDRCDGEGASGETAPAAGDDDAASAKLFSLCPSCGTWNLVHVEGCLKCMACGYSEC, encoded by the coding sequence GTGAGTTTGTGTTTGTCCTTGCCAGAGCCGCGGCTCTCCGAAAACGCAATTGCCGTCCTTGAGAGCAGGTATCTAAGAAAGGACGAGACCGGGAGGGTCGTCGAGACCCCGAGGGAGATGTTCTGGCGCGTGGCGAGGAACATCGCGCTGGTGGACGCTCTCTACGATCCCCGGGTGTACAGGCGGCCTGGGGACGAACCCGCCGAGCTGCCTACAGACTTGACCGTGGATGCCGCAGAGGTGGATGCCGCAGAGTTCGAGACTGGCGACTTCATCTCCGACCTCACGCCGTGGGACTGGGCCGCGCTCAGACACGCGTTCGAGGACATGGCGGCGCGCGGCCTGGTCGTGGCGTCGTGGGCTGAAATCGAGCGACTAGTGGCTGAGTCCTCGCGGTCGCTCGCCGCGACCGCGGTAGCGTTCTACAGCCTCATGGTTGAGGGTAGGTTCATGCCCAACTCGCCCGCTCTCAGCAACGCTGGTCGGGAGCTTCAGCAGCTTTCGGCGTGCTTCGTGCTTCCTATCGAGGACTCCATGGTGAGCATCTTCGATACTCTGAAGCATGCGGCGCTTATCCACCAGTCGGGCGGCGGCACGGGCTTTTCATTCAGCAGGCTGCGACCGAAAAACGACGTGGTCAGGACCACGGGCGGAGTGGCGTCCGGGCCGGTGTCGTTCATGAAGGTCTTCAACGCGGCCACAGAAGCCGTGAAGCAGGGGGGCGTAAGGCGGGGGGCGAACATGGGGATCCTCCGTGTTGACCACCCTGACATCCTGGAGTTCATCACGGTCAAGAACGAGCCTGGCCAAGTCACGAACTTTAACATCTCGGTCGCGATCACCAACAAGTTCATGGAGGCCCTGGAACGCGACGGCGAGTATGAGCTCGTCAATCCGCGCAGCGGCCAGGTCACAGGGCGGCTCCGCGCAAGAGACGTCTTCGACCTCATCGTGGAGTGCGCGTGGCGCACGGGCGAGCCGGGCGTCATTTTCATCGATCGCCTGAACGAGTTCAATCCCACCCCGAACGTGGGGATGTACGAAGCGACTAACCCTTGCGGGGAGCAGATGCTGCTCCCGTACGAGGCGTGCAACCTGGGTTCCATCAACGTCGGAAGGTTCGTTGGGAAGGGCGGCGTGACGCTCGGGCCTGGCGACGTAGGCTCGTCCATCGACTGGGATGGGTTGCGCGATACTGTTCGCACGGCCATGCACTTCCTTGACAACATGATCGACGCCAGCCGCTATCCCCTGCCGGAGATCCAGGCCATGCACAAGAGCAACCGGAAGGTCGGTCTTGGGGTGATGGGGTGGGCGGACCTGCTGGCTAAGATGGGGGTGCCTTACGATTCTGACGAGGCGGTGGCCCTCGCCGAAAGGCTCATGCGTTTCATACTGGAAGAGAGCCGCAAGGCCTCGGAAGACCTCGCGCGCCAACGCGGCGTGTTTCCGAATTGGAAGGGAAGCCGGCGCGAGGAGCAAGGCCTTCGCGTGCGGAATGCCACCACCACCACAATCGCGCCGACCGGGACCATAAGCATAATCGCGGGCGCATCGTCAGGAATAGAGCCGTTCTTCAGCCTCGCGTTCACGAGGCATGTTCTGGATCGCAAGGAGCTTCCCGAGGTGAATCCCGTGCTCGAGGCGCGCGCCAAGGAGCTCGGGATCTACACGCCGGATCTCATGGAGGAGATAGCTTGCCGTGGCACGCTCGCAGGCATCGCAGGCATCCCGGAGGACTTTCGACGGGCGTTTGTGACGGCCCACGAGATCGAACCCGAATGGCACGTCATGATGCAGGCAGCGTTCCAGAAGTTCACGGACAACGCGGTCTCCAAGACCGTGAATTTCCCACGCGAGGCTGCTCCCGAGGACGTGCAGAAGGTCTTCCGCCTCGCGTATGAGCTGGGTTGCAAGGGCGTCACGGTATATCGCGACGGAAGCCGTGAGGAACAAGTGCTAACGGTCGGGGCTAAGAAAGGCGCGATCGAAGGGCGCCGCGGGGCTCACGAAGACGGCAGAGGCGGAGCCGAAGCAGCGCGGCCAGCCGGCCCAGAGAAGGATCGAGGGGTGGGCGGCCACCGGGTTAACGGCGTGTGGGGGAAGATTCGTCCGATAGAAAGGCCGGACCGGCTGGAGGGGTTCACGGACGTCAAGGCGACGCCCCTGGGGAAGCTCTTTCTCACGCTCAACACCGTGAACCGTCACCCCATCGAGCTGTTCGCGCAGATAGGGAAGGCAGGCAGCGACGTCGCCGCATTTACAGAGGCGATAGCAAGGCTCGTTTCCATCGCCCTGCGATCCGGGATCGACCCCCAGGAGGTCGCTGACCAGCTGGTAGGGATCGGAGGGTCTAGGAGCATAGGCTTTGGGCCCAACAGGGTCAGGTCCGTCCCGGACGCCATCGGGCGGTTTCTCGACGGGTACCTGCGCGAGCTGCGGGGCGAGGCGGTTGACCGGTGCGATGGCGAGGGGGCGTCGGGCGAAACCGCCCCGGCCGCAGGCGACGACGATGCAGCGTCAGCAAAGCTCTTCAGCCTGTGCCCTTCGTGCGGCACGTGGAACCTTGTCCACGTGGAGGGCTGCCTCAAGTGCATGGCATGTGGGTATAGCGAGTGCTGA
- a CDS encoding amidohydrolase has translation MYDKVLYHNATIYTMDPRRPRASAIGVCGGRITAVGTREEAESALSGHYRSVDLRGLTVVPGFTDCHIHFVWYALGARRLNLDGVTSIGDIVRMVAERAAHAGPGEWILGHGWNKNIWRDAVPPTRAQLDAASPANPVALTSKDGHSTWVNSAALVAAGVNENTPDPEGGRIERDSRTGEPTGLLSENAQALVERVIPAPSLAMCEEAVAAAIPRVHELGVVGIHDCEDGLAFRTFQTMASRRALGLRVYMMIPRSNLDHAIQLGLQTGFGDANLRVGPLKVFADGALGSQTAALLEPYLTNPDNTGILTTSREELAEIISCASGAGIAVAVHAIGDRANRMVLDAFEAATRHAVAASAGVASAAGPAASGGIARGGRLRHRIEHAQLIHPDDVRRLAALGIIASVQPIHATSDRYMADLHWGKRASLAYAYRSLSSAGVRLAFGSDAPVEEPNPIEGIFAAVTRKRTDEVLLPGWHTEECLTVEEAVRGYTLGAAYASGEEAVRGSISPGKFADFVVLSQDIFAVPPDEIASTKVLATVLEGRPVFDRFGLDD, from the coding sequence ATGTACGACAAGGTTCTTTATCATAACGCGACCATCTATACGATGGATCCGCGACGTCCCAGGGCGTCAGCCATAGGCGTATGCGGCGGCAGGATCACGGCCGTCGGAACGCGGGAGGAGGCCGAGTCCGCCCTGAGCGGGCACTACCGAAGCGTTGACCTACGGGGTCTTACCGTCGTGCCCGGATTCACAGACTGCCACATTCACTTCGTATGGTACGCCCTTGGCGCGCGTCGACTGAACCTTGATGGTGTCACATCCATCGGAGACATCGTCCGGATGGTCGCTGAGAGGGCGGCCCACGCGGGCCCCGGCGAATGGATCCTCGGTCACGGCTGGAACAAGAACATTTGGAGGGACGCGGTCCCACCGACACGCGCCCAGCTCGATGCGGCCTCTCCTGCGAACCCTGTCGCGCTCACGAGCAAAGACGGTCACAGCACGTGGGTGAACTCAGCCGCACTCGTCGCGGCGGGCGTGAACGAGAACACCCCAGACCCTGAGGGAGGCAGGATCGAGCGCGACTCACGCACAGGCGAGCCCACGGGCCTCCTCAGCGAAAACGCCCAAGCCTTGGTGGAGAGGGTCATCCCCGCCCCCAGCCTGGCCATGTGCGAAGAAGCTGTCGCGGCCGCCATACCGCGCGTGCACGAGCTCGGCGTGGTGGGCATCCACGATTGCGAGGATGGCCTTGCTTTCAGGACTTTTCAGACCATGGCGTCCAGGCGCGCGCTGGGGCTGCGGGTGTATATGATGATCCCCCGCTCCAACCTCGATCACGCCATCCAGCTCGGCCTGCAGACGGGATTCGGCGACGCGAACCTGCGCGTCGGGCCTCTGAAGGTCTTCGCCGACGGCGCTCTGGGATCCCAGACGGCGGCCCTGCTCGAGCCGTATCTGACCAACCCCGATAACACGGGGATCCTTACCACATCCCGAGAGGAGCTTGCGGAGATCATCTCGTGTGCGTCCGGAGCGGGAATCGCCGTGGCAGTCCACGCCATCGGCGACAGAGCGAACAGGATGGTCCTGGACGCGTTTGAGGCCGCCACCCGACACGCGGTCGCGGCGTCCGCGGGGGTCGCAAGCGCCGCAGGCCCGGCTGCCTCGGGCGGCATCGCGCGCGGTGGACGACTGAGGCATCGAATAGAACACGCGCAGCTCATACACCCGGATGATGTCCGCAGGCTCGCGGCCCTCGGCATCATCGCTTCGGTCCAGCCGATTCACGCTACCTCGGACCGGTACATGGCGGACCTGCATTGGGGCAAGCGGGCCTCCCTCGCCTACGCTTACAGGTCTCTCTCGAGCGCCGGGGTGCGCCTTGCGTTCGGCTCGGACGCGCCCGTTGAGGAGCCCAACCCCATCGAAGGGATCTTCGCCGCCGTGACGCGAAAGCGCACCGATGAGGTCTTGCTTCCGGGCTGGCATACGGAGGAATGCCTCACGGTGGAGGAGGCGGTCCGTGGTTATACGCTGGGCGCCGCGTACGCGTCAGGCGAAGAGGCGGTCAGGGGATCGATATCCCCGGGAAAGTTTGCGGACTTTGTCGTGCTTTCGCAGGACATTTTCGCCGTCCCGCCCGATGAGATCGCCAGCACGAAGGTACTTGCGACGGTCCTCGAGGGTCGTCCGGTCTTTGATCGGTTTGGGCTCGACGACTAG
- a CDS encoding MarR family transcriptional regulator: MEDMEDVEYAAQMRELLRRLVRGIGLLDREDAECCGITLSQCHALGEIAGAEGLTPGELAQRLRVDPSAVTRITDALVRGGLLRRSGDPEDRRQVRLYLTSDGKALWDEVDRTMTERAGVLASRIPQAERGAILAALGRLVEVLQDEGYLPAPRTKGGCCCE; this comes from the coding sequence ATGGAAGACATGGAGGACGTGGAATACGCTGCGCAGATGCGGGAGCTTCTGAGGAGGCTGGTTCGAGGGATCGGGCTGCTGGACCGAGAGGATGCTGAGTGCTGCGGGATCACTCTGTCTCAGTGCCACGCGCTGGGTGAGATCGCGGGCGCGGAAGGTCTGACCCCCGGAGAGCTTGCTCAACGCCTGCGGGTGGATCCGAGTGCTGTGACGAGGATAACCGATGCCCTTGTCCGGGGCGGGTTGCTCAGGAGATCGGGAGACCCCGAGGATCGCAGGCAAGTGCGGCTCTACCTGACCTCCGACGGGAAAGCCCTGTGGGACGAGGTGGACAGGACGATGACGGAAAGGGCAGGTGTTCTCGCATCGCGGATACCTCAAGCTGAACGAGGGGCGATACTCGCGGCGCTCGGGCGGCTGGTGGAAGTGCTGCAAGATGAAGGGTACCTGCCTGCACCGAGGACGAAAGGGGGATGCTGCTGTGAATGA